A genomic region of Planctomycetota bacterium contains the following coding sequences:
- the fliP gene encoding flagellar type III secretion system pore protein FliP (The bacterial flagellar biogenesis protein FliP forms a type III secretion system (T3SS)-type pore required for flagellar assembly.) produces the protein MPDSETKMHPRAHAEPGLGIGYWLCIALAVLLVLFLAAPVHAQTFDDLPNLTNDNGESMSLALPDVTDPENLPGALQIVVMLTVLSLAPSILVMMTSFTRIVIVLSLVRQAIGTQSLPPNQVLVGLSLFMTIVVMGPTWNKVNQNALQPYLNGEITQQAALDNAVVPMRDFMIAQIEASGSDAEVQLFHAHATGEPAETWDEVSTFSLIPGFMLSELKTAFWMGFLIYLPFLIVDMVISAVLISMGMMMLPPVLISLPFKLLLFVLADGWTLMTASLMESFVT, from the coding sequence ATGCCTGACAGTGAAACCAAGATGCACCCCCGCGCGCACGCCGAGCCCGGCTTGGGTATCGGCTACTGGTTGTGCATCGCGCTCGCCGTGCTGCTGGTGCTATTCCTCGCGGCTCCCGTACACGCCCAGACGTTCGACGACCTCCCGAACCTCACCAACGACAACGGCGAGTCGATGTCGCTCGCGCTGCCCGACGTGACGGATCCGGAGAACCTCCCGGGTGCGTTGCAGATCGTCGTGATGCTGACGGTACTATCGCTCGCGCCGTCGATCCTCGTGATGATGACGAGCTTCACGCGGATCGTGATCGTGTTGTCGCTCGTTCGGCAGGCGATCGGAACGCAAAGCCTGCCGCCGAACCAGGTGCTCGTCGGGCTTTCGCTGTTCATGACGATCGTCGTGATGGGGCCGACGTGGAACAAGGTCAACCAGAACGCGCTTCAGCCGTACCTCAACGGCGAGATCACGCAGCAAGCAGCGCTGGACAACGCGGTCGTCCCGATGCGTGACTTCATGATCGCCCAGATCGAAGCCAGCGGCAGCGACGCGGAGGTCCAGTTGTTTCACGCCCACGCCACCGGTGAGCCGGCCGAGACCTGGGATGAGGTGAGCACCTTCAGCCTCATCCCCGGCTTCATGCTCAGCGAACTTAAGACCGCCTTCTGGATGGGCTTTCTGATTTACTTGCCGTTCCTGATCGTCGACATGGTGATCTCCGCGGTGTTGATCAGCATGGGCATGATGATGTTGCCGCCCGTGCTGATCTCGTTGCCGTTCAAGCTGTTGCTCTTCGTGCTCGCCGACGGATGGACGCTGATGACGGCGTCGCTGATGGAAAGTTTCGTGACATGA
- the fliQ gene encoding flagellar biosynthesis protein FliQ, which yields MNPEVATDLVRQTLILTLLVSAPILLVGLAVGVVISLLQALTQVQEQTLSFIPKIMAMVIVAAITLPWTVNQVLSFAREMMSLAPPM from the coding sequence ATGAACCCCGAAGTCGCCACCGATCTCGTGCGTCAGACGTTGATCCTGACGCTGCTCGTGTCCGCGCCGATCCTGCTGGTCGGCCTTGCGGTCGGTGTGGTCATTTCGTTGCTGCAAGCACTCACGCAGGTGCAGGAACAAACGTTGTCGTTCATACCGAAGATCATGGCGATGGTGATTGTCGCCGCGATCACGCTGCCCTGGACGGTGAACCAAGTGCTGTCGTTCGCCAGAGAGATGATGTCGCTGGCCCCGCCGATGTGA
- a CDS encoding flagellar biosynthetic protein FliR, with the protein MDLIPIQLLGPQYAAVVFRFAGLMLFMPMFGSGRIPKRVKVMFAIVCATSLFAAGHAPAPLPDDPAAIAMGLGGEILFGFALGMVASLTFIGAQWAGNAVGQQMGIGLGAVFDPSSDVGGSPVSDVYFLLTLFIFLGIDGHVMLVRGALDSFAVLPPLSVGVDADLLTIVIGMFTAATSLMIRIGAPLFVAMLACDVCLGFIGKTVPQLNLLAAGLSLRSLVGMMLLVFTVGTTQGVIVEELTDALHKTYELYTTSRS; encoded by the coding sequence ATGGACCTGATCCCGATCCAACTTCTTGGCCCGCAGTACGCTGCCGTCGTTTTTCGGTTCGCCGGGTTGATGTTGTTCATGCCGATGTTCGGCAGCGGACGGATTCCCAAGCGGGTCAAGGTGATGTTCGCGATCGTGTGTGCCACGTCGTTGTTCGCCGCCGGCCACGCACCGGCACCGCTGCCGGATGATCCTGCCGCGATCGCGATGGGCCTGGGGGGAGAAATCCTCTTCGGCTTCGCGCTCGGCATGGTCGCGTCGCTGACGTTCATTGGTGCCCAATGGGCTGGCAACGCGGTGGGCCAGCAAATGGGCATCGGGCTCGGCGCGGTGTTCGATCCGAGCAGCGACGTGGGCGGTTCGCCCGTGTCCGACGTTTACTTTCTGCTGACACTTTTCATCTTTCTGGGCATCGACGGACACGTGATGCTCGTCCGCGGTGCGTTGGATTCGTTCGCCGTGTTGCCGCCGTTGAGCGTCGGGGTCGATGCCGACCTGCTCACCATTGTCATCGGCATGTTCACCGCCGCGACGTCGTTGATGATCCGCATCGGCGCGCCGCTATTCGTGGCGATGCTTGCTTGCGACGTGTGTCTCGGTTTCATCGGGAAGACGGTGCCGCAGTTGAATCTGCTCGCGGCAGGTCTGTCGTTGCGTTCATTGGTCGGGATGATGCTGTTGGTATTCACGGTCGGAACAACGCAGGGGGTGATCGTCGAGGAACTTACCGACGCATTGCACAAGACCTACGAGCTTTACACCACGAGCCGGAGCTGA
- the flhB gene encoding flagellar biosynthesis protein FlhB: MADDEAAGEKTEAPTPKKRQEAREKGDVAKSQDLSGAIVLLGMLALLYFGGAHLYTELVKIAQAFFGVELASATGAVHGGGVREQMVRLGYAAAPLAVGVFVIGVLAHVVQIGPMLAPKKLIPDPNGINPIKGFKRLFMEAKTYVGFGMNLLKFTVVAVVAYMSINAKLPELAGLQALPHIQAFGSGASILFTIALQVAVALLLLGILDFAYQKYRHENQLKMTKQQLKEELKNMDGDPQIKQRRRQVAMQRAMQRVKAAVPTADFVVTNPTHFSVAVKYDAESMDAPRVVAKGADQLAFRIRELALLHNIPIIEKKPVARALYASCEIGQEIPEDMYAAVAEILAYVYEISGQQSLQKMA, from the coding sequence ATGGCCGACGACGAAGCAGCAGGCGAAAAGACCGAAGCGCCGACGCCGAAGAAGCGGCAGGAGGCGCGCGAAAAGGGCGATGTCGCCAAGAGTCAAGACCTCAGCGGCGCGATCGTGTTGCTGGGCATGCTCGCGTTGTTGTACTTCGGCGGCGCGCACCTTTACACGGAGCTGGTGAAGATCGCCCAGGCGTTCTTCGGCGTGGAACTCGCGTCGGCAACCGGGGCGGTCCATGGCGGCGGCGTGCGGGAGCAGATGGTCAGGCTCGGTTACGCGGCCGCGCCGTTGGCTGTCGGCGTGTTCGTCATCGGCGTGCTCGCCCATGTCGTGCAGATCGGCCCGATGCTCGCGCCCAAGAAGCTGATCCCTGATCCCAACGGAATCAACCCCATCAAGGGCTTCAAGCGTCTGTTCATGGAGGCCAAGACGTACGTCGGCTTCGGGATGAACCTGCTGAAGTTCACCGTCGTCGCGGTTGTGGCGTATATGTCGATCAACGCCAAGCTGCCGGAACTCGCCGGGTTGCAGGCGTTGCCGCACATTCAAGCGTTCGGGTCCGGTGCGTCGATTCTCTTTACGATCGCATTGCAGGTTGCGGTGGCGTTGCTGCTGCTGGGCATCCTCGACTTCGCGTACCAGAAGTACCGCCACGAAAACCAGCTCAAGATGACCAAGCAACAGCTCAAGGAGGAGCTCAAGAACATGGACGGTGACCCCCAGATAAAACAGCGCCGCCGGCAGGTGGCGATGCAGCGGGCGATGCAGCGCGTGAAGGCGGCGGTACCGACGGCGGACTTCGTCGTGACCAACCCGACGCACTTCTCGGTGGCGGTGAAGTACGACGCCGAGTCGATGGACGCCCCGCGGGTCGTGGCCAAGGGCGCGGATCAACTCGCCTTCCGCATCCGCGAGCTTGCGCTGCTGCACAACATTCCGATCATCGAGAAGAAGCCGGTGGCCCGGGCGCTCTATGCGTCGTGCGAGATCGGGCAGGAAATTCCCGAAGACATGTACGCCGCGGTGGCCGAGATTCTTGCGTACGTCTACGAAATAAGCGGACAACAAAGTCTGCAGAAAATGGCTTGA
- the flhA gene encoding flagellar biosynthesis protein FlhA has protein sequence MSRVTAHRGMVFPLALIGLLLVFLVPLPTAILDLLLVVNVTLSVVLLVSVVYAKSPLELAVFPSFLLAVTMFRLVLNVATTRLILTAGDGASSPESATGAAGQVIETFSSFVTAGSLTVGLIIFVIIFIIQFVVITKGATRISEVAARFTLDAMPGKQMAIDADLNAGAIDESEARNRRENIAQEADFYGAMDGASKFVRGDAIAGIVITLVNIIGGIYVGMVEYGWNIGPTSSLFTKLTIGDGLVSQVPAFIVSLAAGLLVTRSSSRKDLGSEVLTQVFAKPKPLIVAGIFLVIMSMTGLPMVPLLILAGCCFGWAFLLFRQADAEAARVAKVEADKEAAAVAEPDKVESLLDVDAMELEIGVGLVRLVDTKKGGDLMERVQLIRRQIAMELGIMVPSVRIRDNIQLQPNDYVIKIRGEAVAAGETFPEQYLAMDSGAAVTPISAAEQTTEPAFGLPAYWITEPQREEAELLNYTVVEASAVLATHLTEVIKQHAHELVTRQEVRKLVDNLKEKAPALVEEVIDKQVKPGELQKVLQNLLRERVPVRDLETIVETLGDFSERTKDVDVLTEFARSALARTICKQHVDENDTLWCVTIDPAIEDLVSGHTNKGDNGATLTMPPQTQQQIVGAAAAKIEELTSTGRPAVVLCNPTVRAQVRRMLEAALPQVAVLSYGEVVSEVNVEAVGLVTLGR, from the coding sequence GTGTCCAGAGTGACCGCGCACCGCGGCATGGTGTTCCCGCTCGCGCTCATCGGGCTGCTACTAGTCTTTCTCGTCCCGCTGCCGACGGCGATCCTCGATCTGCTTTTGGTCGTCAACGTCACGCTCAGCGTCGTGCTGCTCGTAAGCGTGGTTTATGCGAAAAGTCCTTTGGAATTGGCGGTTTTTCCGTCTTTCCTGCTCGCGGTCACGATGTTTCGACTCGTCCTCAACGTCGCGACCACACGTTTGATTCTCACCGCCGGCGACGGGGCGAGCAGCCCCGAGTCCGCCACCGGAGCGGCCGGCCAAGTCATCGAGACATTTTCCAGCTTCGTCACCGCAGGCTCGCTGACGGTCGGGCTGATCATCTTCGTCATCATCTTCATCATCCAGTTCGTCGTGATCACCAAGGGTGCGACGCGGATCAGTGAGGTGGCGGCGAGGTTCACGCTCGATGCGATGCCGGGCAAGCAGATGGCGATCGACGCGGACCTCAACGCCGGCGCGATCGATGAGTCCGAGGCCCGAAACCGCCGCGAGAACATCGCCCAGGAAGCCGACTTCTACGGAGCGATGGATGGTGCCAGCAAGTTCGTCCGCGGCGACGCGATCGCGGGCATCGTCATCACGCTGGTCAACATCATCGGCGGCATCTACGTCGGCATGGTCGAGTACGGCTGGAACATCGGCCCGACCAGTTCGCTGTTCACCAAGCTCACCATCGGCGACGGATTGGTATCGCAAGTCCCCGCATTCATCGTGTCGCTGGCTGCGGGTCTGCTGGTGACGCGATCGAGCAGCCGCAAGGACCTGGGCAGCGAGGTGCTGACCCAGGTCTTTGCCAAGCCGAAGCCGTTGATCGTGGCCGGCATTTTCCTGGTCATCATGAGCATGACGGGACTGCCGATGGTACCGCTGCTCATCCTGGCCGGGTGTTGTTTCGGCTGGGCGTTCCTGTTGTTCCGCCAGGCGGATGCCGAGGCGGCGCGTGTCGCGAAGGTCGAGGCCGACAAGGAAGCCGCTGCCGTCGCCGAGCCGGACAAAGTCGAGTCGCTCCTCGACGTCGACGCGATGGAACTGGAGATCGGCGTTGGATTGGTGCGTCTGGTCGATACCAAAAAAGGCGGCGACCTCATGGAGCGTGTCCAGCTCATTCGTCGGCAGATCGCCATGGAGCTGGGCATCATGGTCCCGTCGGTCCGCATCCGCGACAACATCCAGCTCCAGCCCAACGACTACGTCATCAAGATCCGCGGCGAGGCCGTCGCGGCTGGAGAGACGTTCCCCGAGCAGTACCTCGCCATGGACAGCGGCGCGGCCGTCACGCCGATCAGCGCCGCCGAGCAAACCACCGAGCCGGCGTTCGGCCTGCCCGCCTACTGGATCACCGAGCCGCAACGCGAGGAAGCGGAACTACTCAACTACACCGTCGTCGAGGCCAGCGCCGTCCTCGCCACGCACCTCACTGAGGTCATCAAGCAACACGCGCACGAGTTGGTCACCCGCCAGGAAGTCCGCAAGCTCGTCGACAACCTCAAGGAAAAGGCTCCCGCCCTTGTCGAAGAAGTCATCGACAAACAGGTCAAACCCGGCGAGCTCCAGAAGGTGCTGCAGAACCTGCTCCGCGAACGCGTCCCTGTCCGCGATCTGGAGACCATCGTCGAAACCCTTGGCGATTTCTCCGAGCGCACGAAGGACGTGGATGTGCTTACCGAGTTCGCCCGCAGTGCCTTGGCCCGCACGATTTGCAAGCAGCACGTCGACGAGAACGACACGCTCTGGTGCGTCACGATCGACCCGGCGATCGAGGATTTGGTCAGCGGCCATACGAACAAGGGCGATAATGGTGCCACGCTGACCATGCCGCCGCAGACGCAACAGCAGATCGTCGGTGCGGCGGCGGCGAAGATTGAAGAACTGACCAGCACCGGCCGGCCCGCCGTCGTGCTGTGCAATCCGACGGTGCGGGCACAGGTTCGACGGATGCTCGAGGCCGCGCTCCCACAGGTCGCGGTCCTCAGTTACGGCGAAGTCGTCAGCGAAGTCAATGTCGAGGCGGTCGGGCTGGTGACACTCGGCCGATAA
- the flhF gene encoding flagellar biosynthesis protein FlhF gives MKLKTISAPTMAEAIKAVKTELGANAVILHTRQVKTSKWMGLRRSLRVEVIAGLADKKKQPKPPVKRTVPTLAEALPPQAMPKPAHSEVLAALAKKSLADLAPDAAPGAGLLNTPVAGQAAMRSLNKEVSDLKTMVKDLVKLQHDATRPDLPESLFDSYLRLVEGEVADELADRIVRDIKQVAQPAQLGDEASVRKLLAEKIAGLVPTSGPIQRRHNDAPTVVALIGPTGVGKTTTVAKLAANLQLVQNMKVGLLTIDTYRIAAVDQLRKFSEIINARLEVAHTAAEIPQALASFADCDFILLDTAGRSPKDEMHLRELEQCLKVAKPDEIHLVMSASQGRSSSEMVVEKFGALQPDSVIFTKVDEAVQLGVVLNVAHKLGKSLSYITYGQNVPNDIEVGCARRLAKAILGEELSPSPTPMPDGPGDQPTDQADVDEDSTATDMSIQPDRSTAPASSESVTDDAEVVEQNVREEAA, from the coding sequence ATGAAGTTGAAGACAATCTCAGCACCCACGATGGCGGAAGCGATCAAGGCCGTGAAGACGGAGCTTGGGGCGAACGCGGTCATCCTGCACACGCGACAGGTCAAAACATCCAAGTGGATGGGGCTTCGGCGATCGCTGCGGGTCGAGGTGATCGCCGGGCTTGCGGACAAGAAGAAGCAGCCCAAACCGCCGGTGAAGCGGACGGTGCCGACGCTCGCCGAAGCGCTGCCGCCGCAGGCGATGCCCAAGCCCGCCCACTCGGAAGTGCTTGCCGCACTGGCGAAAAAGTCCTTGGCCGACCTCGCGCCCGACGCCGCGCCGGGTGCCGGATTGCTCAACACACCGGTGGCCGGTCAGGCGGCGATGCGTTCCCTCAACAAGGAAGTCAGCGATCTCAAGACGATGGTCAAGGATCTCGTGAAGCTCCAGCACGACGCCACCCGTCCCGACCTGCCCGAGTCGCTGTTCGATTCCTATCTCCGGCTTGTTGAGGGCGAAGTGGCCGACGAGCTGGCCGACCGGATCGTGCGTGACATCAAACAGGTCGCCCAGCCCGCCCAACTCGGCGACGAGGCGTCGGTTCGGAAGCTGCTGGCCGAGAAGATCGCCGGCTTGGTCCCCACGAGCGGTCCGATCCAGCGCCGCCACAACGATGCGCCCACGGTCGTCGCACTGATCGGCCCGACCGGTGTCGGTAAAACGACGACCGTCGCCAAGCTCGCGGCCAATTTGCAGCTCGTCCAAAACATGAAGGTCGGCCTGCTGACGATCGACACCTACCGCATCGCGGCCGTCGACCAGCTGCGCAAGTTCAGCGAAATCATCAACGCTCGCCTCGAAGTCGCCCACACGGCAGCCGAGATCCCACAGGCACTGGCTTCGTTCGCCGATTGTGATTTCATCCTCCTCGACACCGCCGGCCGAAGCCCGAAGGACGAGATGCACCTGCGTGAACTGGAGCAATGCCTCAAGGTCGCCAAGCCCGACGAGATTCACCTGGTGATGAGTGCGAGTCAGGGCCGCAGCAGTTCGGAAATGGTCGTGGAGAAGTTCGGTGCGCTCCAGCCGGACAGCGTGATCTTCACCAAGGTCGACGAGGCCGTGCAGCTGGGCGTCGTCCTCAATGTCGCGCACAAGCTCGGCAAATCGCTGAGCTACATCACCTACGGCCAGAACGTGCCCAACGACATTGAGGTCGGTTGTGCCCGGCGTCTGGCCAAGGCGATCCTTGGCGAAGAGCTTTCGCCGAGCCCGACGCCGATGCCGGACGGTCCCGGCGATCAGCCCACCGATCAGGCCGACGTAGACGAAGATTCGACCGCCACCGACATGTCGATCCAGCCGGACCGTTCCACGGCTCCCGCGTCGAGTGAGTCCGTGACCGACGATGCCGAAGTGGTCGAACAAAACGTGCGAGAGGAAGCCGCATGA
- a CDS encoding P-loop NTPase: protein MSWPKPSTAATMSGDAGESLFDQATQLRRLAESRQRSATPPLTPKQPRHPRPIVTDARRDVPNTAPIARIGRQVPTPDPTSRPRTRRARVIAITSGKGGVGKSNVAVNLAIQFAKQGKRVVLLDADLGMANADVLCGLDPQKTLANFIARTASLSEATINAPGDFRLIGGASGLARVADLAESERQRIIDAMTALERDADILLVDTGAGIGPNVLSFTRCADHVLAVTTPEPTAIADAYAVLKVISRDVSEADPEKRRLSLLVNQARSVAEARVVYERISNVAQQFLGETILDAGHVFADSAVGEAVRKRVPFTLAHPKSPASACLARLAQRLEKGVTVSHEPSFFGRMGKWITRSA, encoded by the coding sequence ATGAGCTGGCCGAAACCATCCACTGCCGCGACCATGAGCGGCGACGCTGGGGAGTCATTATTCGACCAAGCAACGCAACTGCGTCGGCTGGCCGAGAGTCGGCAACGTTCCGCGACCCCGCCGCTCACGCCCAAGCAGCCGCGCCACCCGCGGCCGATCGTCACGGACGCCCGCCGCGATGTTCCAAACACCGCACCGATCGCTAGGATCGGCCGGCAAGTGCCCACGCCCGATCCAACGAGCAGACCGCGAACCCGGCGGGCCCGTGTCATCGCCATCACCAGCGGTAAGGGGGGTGTCGGTAAGTCCAACGTCGCGGTCAATCTCGCTATCCAGTTCGCCAAGCAGGGCAAGCGGGTCGTGCTGCTCGACGCCGATCTCGGCATGGCCAACGCCGACGTGCTGTGCGGTCTCGACCCGCAGAAGACCCTCGCCAACTTCATCGCACGCACCGCGTCGTTGTCGGAAGCGACGATCAACGCGCCGGGCGACTTTCGTCTCATCGGTGGCGCGAGCGGTTTGGCCCGGGTGGCTGACCTCGCCGAGTCGGAGCGGCAGCGGATCATCGATGCAATGACCGCGCTGGAGCGCGACGCCGACATCCTGTTGGTCGACACCGGCGCCGGTATCGGGCCGAACGTGCTTAGCTTCACGCGGTGTGCCGACCATGTGCTGGCAGTGACGACGCCGGAGCCGACCGCGATCGCGGATGCGTACGCGGTGCTGAAAGTCATCAGCCGTGACGTGAGTGAAGCAGATCCGGAGAAGCGCCGGCTAAGCCTCTTGGTCAACCAGGCCCGCAGCGTCGCCGAAGCACGCGTGGTTTACGAACGGATCAGCAACGTTGCCCAACAGTTTCTGGGCGAGACGATTCTTGACGCCGGGCATGTCTTCGCTGACAGCGCCGTCGGTGAGGCGGTGCGTAAGCGCGTGCCGTTCACGTTGGCCCACCCCAAGAGCCCGGCCAGTGCGTGCCTGGCCCGTCTGGCCCAACGGCTCGAGAAGGGCGTCACCGTCAGCCATGAGCCGAGCTTCTTCGGCAGAATGGGAAAATGGATTACACGCTCCGCGTAA